From a region of the Actinomadura luzonensis genome:
- a CDS encoding carbohydrate ABC transporter permease — MTIMPTPAAAEAAPRRPAGARRPRWWSAIALVAAALVFLVPIYLFVSTAFKTNADINSWPLRLIPRSLTLDNFVNAWTLAPFDQFLVNSVVVAAIGTLLKVVLAISTAYAFAFLPFPGKRWLFIFMLGALMVPGHVTLLVNYITIGRLNLVNTYAGLILPGVASAFGTFLLYQFFRSIPRQVLEAAQLDGAGHLRTIVSFIVPMSRPAIITVGLIALIDEWNGFVWPLIATNSINMRTLPIGLLYLKENDGINDWGALMAGTLFVVLPMAVVFLLAQRYIVAGLAGGVVRR, encoded by the coding sequence ATGACGATCATGCCGACCCCGGCGGCCGCCGAGGCCGCTCCGCGCCGGCCGGCCGGCGCCCGCCGCCCGCGCTGGTGGAGCGCGATCGCCCTGGTGGCCGCGGCCCTGGTCTTCCTGGTCCCGATCTACCTCTTCGTCAGCACGGCGTTCAAGACGAACGCCGACATCAACAGCTGGCCACTGCGGCTGATCCCGCGCTCGCTGACCCTGGACAACTTCGTCAACGCCTGGACGCTGGCCCCGTTCGACCAGTTCCTGGTCAACTCGGTCGTGGTGGCCGCGATCGGGACGCTGCTCAAGGTGGTGCTGGCGATCTCCACCGCGTACGCCTTCGCCTTCCTCCCCTTCCCGGGCAAGCGCTGGCTGTTCATCTTCATGCTCGGCGCGCTGATGGTGCCGGGGCACGTGACGCTGCTGGTGAACTACATCACCATCGGCCGGCTGAACCTGGTGAACACCTATGCCGGCCTGATCCTGCCGGGCGTGGCGTCGGCCTTCGGCACCTTCCTGCTCTACCAGTTCTTCCGGTCGATCCCGCGGCAGGTGCTGGAGGCGGCGCAACTGGACGGCGCCGGGCATCTGCGCACGATCGTCTCGTTCATCGTGCCGATGTCCCGGCCGGCGATCATCACCGTCGGGCTGATCGCGCTGATCGACGAGTGGAACGGCTTCGTCTGGCCGCTGATCGCGACCAACTCGATCAACATGCGGACGCTGCCGATCGGGCTGCTCTACCTCAAGGAGAACGACGGCATCAACGACTGGGGCGCCCTGATGGCCGGGACCCTGTTCGTCGTCCTGCCGATGGCGGTCGTCTTCCTGCTGGCGCAGCGCTACATCGTCGCCGGCCTGGCCGGCGGCGTGGTCCGCCGATGA
- a CDS encoding DoxX family protein produces MNPHLSTALPTTAKATKRVTLNGVLWALQAVFGFFFAGSGFGKVLMYDDSLYAAAPDAVAWYAAVPQPLIVFIGICEVLGGIGLILPAMAKVKPALTPLAAAGLTLTMILAAGFHIVRGEYALVPANVLLGGPTAIIAVGRWKRRPVSPANLTGARALWSLVVVGAVVLLTFVPTWYTMTNAS; encoded by the coding sequence ATGAACCCACACCTCAGCACCGCCCTGCCCACCACCGCCAAGGCCACGAAGAGGGTCACGCTCAACGGCGTGCTCTGGGCCCTGCAAGCGGTGTTCGGCTTCTTCTTCGCCGGCAGCGGATTCGGCAAGGTGCTGATGTACGACGACTCGCTGTACGCGGCGGCGCCGGACGCCGTGGCCTGGTACGCCGCGGTGCCGCAACCCCTGATCGTCTTCATCGGGATCTGTGAGGTGCTGGGCGGCATCGGCCTGATCCTGCCGGCGATGGCGAAGGTCAAGCCGGCGCTGACGCCGCTCGCCGCCGCCGGCCTGACCCTGACGATGATCCTCGCGGCCGGTTTCCACATCGTGCGCGGCGAGTACGCGCTGGTGCCCGCGAACGTGCTGCTGGGCGGCCCGACGGCGATCATCGCGGTCGGACGGTGGAAGCGGCGGCCGGTCTCCCCCGCGAACCTCACCGGCGCACGCGCGCTCTGGTCGCTCGTGGTCGTCGGCGCGGTGGTCCTGCTGACGTTCGTGCCGACGTGGTACACGATGACGAACGCGTCCTGA
- a CDS encoding HAD family hydrolase: MTAAAGGAPLEAALFDMDGTLFDSEPLWDVSLADLAAMLGGRLSAETRRRVVGGNLRDTARIVQEDLGVEADVEESAAWLLERTRQLFALGVPWRPAARSVVESVRRQGIPTALVTSSHRVLVDEVLAQLDPGMFDTVVCGDEVTHPKPHPEAYLTAAERLRADPRNCVALEDSAKGIAAALAAGCLVVAVPEDGGALADGHGAVVVPLETVTVDRLASLLAARTG; this comes from the coding sequence ATGACGGCCGCTGCGGGCGGCGCCCCGCTGGAAGCGGCGCTGTTCGACATGGACGGCACCCTGTTCGACAGCGAACCCCTCTGGGACGTCAGCCTCGCCGATCTGGCCGCCATGCTCGGCGGCCGGCTGTCGGCCGAGACCCGCCGCCGGGTCGTCGGCGGCAACCTGCGGGACACCGCCCGGATCGTCCAGGAGGACCTGGGCGTCGAGGCCGACGTCGAGGAGTCGGCCGCGTGGCTGCTGGAACGCACCCGGCAGTTGTTCGCCCTCGGGGTGCCGTGGCGGCCGGCCGCCCGGTCCGTGGTGGAATCCGTCCGCAGGCAGGGCATCCCCACGGCGCTCGTGACGTCGAGCCACCGCGTCCTGGTCGACGAGGTGCTGGCCCAGCTCGACCCCGGCATGTTCGACACCGTCGTGTGCGGCGACGAGGTGACCCACCCGAAGCCGCATCCGGAGGCGTACCTGACGGCGGCCGAACGGCTGCGCGCCGACCCGCGCAACTGCGTGGCGCTGGAGGACTCCGCCAAGGGCATCGCGGCGGCGCTGGCCGCGGGCTGCCTGGTCGTGGCCGTGCCCGAGGACGGCGGGGCCCTGGCCGACGGCCACGGCGCCGTGGTCGTCCCGCTGGAGACCGTCACCGTCGACCGGCTGGCCTCGCTGCTGGCCGCCCGGACCGGTTGA
- a CDS encoding inorganic phosphate transporter: protein MTDISWGGIALAALFAAFTGFNDAGALVGMGLRIPGFRPVTGLVLLAAAVAAAPVVLGTAVAATLGRRLVAFDGADAGLAVAAGVGGAILVTAALSARGLPTSLTLALIGGIAGAGVGAHTAVNWPVVGLVLLVAAGSPVAGALAALAVTKLVGALPAPEGAGRRLRRLHAGALIATCLAYGANDGQKMLAVWAAVQSGGPAAPAASPAALAIVTGCFLVGGMIGLPRLAAALAGQLTSGRQDAVVVTELSGAGVVLGTAALGAPVSMTQSLSGAMVGTGLSGGARRVRWRGVARLGRAWLLTLPAAFAVSAVGCLTLEAIR from the coding sequence ATGACGGACATCAGCTGGGGAGGTATCGCGCTGGCCGCCCTCTTCGCCGCCTTCACCGGCTTCAACGACGCCGGCGCCCTGGTCGGGATGGGCCTGCGCATCCCCGGGTTCCGGCCGGTCACTGGGCTGGTCCTGCTCGCCGCCGCGGTCGCCGCCGCCCCGGTGGTCCTCGGCACGGCGGTGGCCGCGACCCTCGGCCGGCGGCTGGTCGCCTTCGACGGCGCCGACGCCGGCCTCGCCGTCGCCGCGGGAGTCGGCGGCGCGATCCTGGTGACCGCCGCGTTGTCCGCGCGCGGCCTGCCGACCAGCCTGACCCTGGCCCTGATCGGCGGCATCGCCGGGGCGGGCGTCGGCGCTCACACCGCGGTGAACTGGCCGGTCGTCGGGCTCGTCCTGCTGGTCGCCGCCGGGTCGCCGGTGGCCGGCGCCCTCGCCGCCCTGGCCGTGACCAAGCTGGTCGGCGCGCTGCCCGCGCCGGAGGGGGCGGGCCGGCGGCTGCGCCGGCTGCACGCCGGCGCGCTCATCGCCACCTGCCTGGCGTACGGCGCCAACGACGGCCAGAAGATGCTGGCGGTCTGGGCCGCCGTGCAGAGCGGCGGCCCGGCGGCGCCGGCCGCGTCGCCGGCGGCCCTCGCCATCGTCACCGGCTGCTTCCTGGTGGGCGGCATGATCGGGCTGCCCAGGCTCGCCGCGGCGCTCGCCGGGCAGCTCACCAGCGGCCGTCAGGACGCGGTGGTGGTCACCGAGCTGTCCGGCGCCGGCGTCGTCCTCGGCACCGCCGCGCTCGGGGCCCCGGTGAGCATGACCCAGTCCCTTTCCGGCGCCATGGTGGGCACGGGGCTGTCCGGAGGAGCCCGGCGGGTGCGCTGGCGAGGAGTGGCGCGGCTCGGACGCGCCTGGCTGCTGACCCTGCCGGCGGCGTTCGCGGTCAGTGCGGTGGGATGCCTGACGCTGGAGGCGATCCGCTGA
- a CDS encoding ABC transporter substrate-binding protein gives MTRTSLSRRRLLTGATAAAAGLALTGCVGRQPGDYAQVSGQVPARFARRRRVVLWSAFTSHNAEVLQTVIDGFNAAQQDIFCEIQLFPGYPALDSKLAASFALAQVPDLVTLSDVNWNRYFLAEALEPLNGYFDASFGPAAFHPRFLAEGTVRGQVYWLPWARSTPLFYYNKEIFAGAGLPDRGPKTFTELREWGRQLKGFTYRGSPVKMRGYTGKDDWYFQGSTWAFGGAYSDGMTPRLDSEQTVAALEFDRAFIHDDRMAYLSGDINADFAAGVTATICNSTGALSSLLKAATFEIGAAFLPEQDAPGVPTGGSGLAVMRNATKARKEATWEVVKYLITRGAPEWSLNTGYLPVTATSLASPEIRKRNAATPAYQVAQDQLSRARQPDVMRRYVNETVAEMVLALEAVYASGARPAEVLRETAQKLDPAIRRVLPKYRRLVS, from the coding sequence GTGACCAGGACCAGTCTCAGCCGCCGCCGGCTCCTGACCGGCGCCACCGCGGCCGCGGCCGGCCTGGCGTTGACCGGCTGCGTCGGCCGCCAGCCCGGCGACTACGCCCAGGTGAGCGGGCAGGTGCCGGCGCGGTTCGCGCGCCGCCGGCGGGTGGTGCTGTGGAGCGCCTTCACCTCCCACAACGCCGAGGTCCTGCAGACGGTCATCGACGGGTTCAACGCCGCGCAGCAGGACATCTTCTGCGAGATCCAGCTGTTCCCCGGATACCCCGCGCTCGACTCGAAACTGGCCGCCAGCTTCGCCCTGGCCCAGGTGCCCGACCTCGTCACGCTCAGCGACGTGAACTGGAACCGCTACTTCCTCGCCGAGGCGCTGGAGCCGCTGAACGGCTACTTCGACGCGAGCTTCGGCCCCGCGGCCTTCCACCCGCGCTTCCTGGCCGAGGGCACCGTCCGGGGCCAGGTCTACTGGCTGCCCTGGGCCCGCTCGACGCCGCTCTTCTACTACAACAAGGAGATCTTCGCCGGCGCCGGGCTGCCCGACCGCGGGCCGAAGACGTTCACCGAGCTGCGGGAATGGGGCCGCCAGCTCAAGGGCTTCACGTACCGCGGCTCGCCGGTCAAGATGCGCGGCTACACCGGCAAGGACGACTGGTACTTCCAGGGCTCGACGTGGGCCTTCGGCGGCGCCTACTCCGACGGCATGACGCCGCGGCTGGACTCCGAACAGACCGTCGCCGCCCTGGAGTTCGACCGGGCGTTCATCCACGACGACCGGATGGCCTACCTGTCCGGCGACATCAACGCCGACTTCGCGGCCGGCGTGACGGCGACCATCTGCAACTCCACCGGCGCGCTCTCCTCGCTGCTCAAGGCGGCCACGTTCGAGATCGGCGCCGCCTTCCTGCCCGAGCAGGACGCGCCCGGCGTGCCGACCGGAGGCAGCGGGCTGGCGGTCATGCGCAACGCGACCAAGGCCCGCAAGGAGGCGACCTGGGAAGTGGTCAAGTACCTCATCACCAGGGGCGCGCCCGAGTGGAGCCTCAACACCGGCTACCTGCCGGTGACCGCCACGTCCCTCGCCTCGCCGGAGATCAGGAAGCGCAACGCCGCGACCCCCGCGTACCAGGTCGCCCAGGATCAGCTCAGCCGCGCCCGCCAGCCGGACGTCATGCGCCGGTACGTGAACGAGACGGTCGCCGAGATGGTGCTCGCGCTGGAGGCCGTGTACGCCTCCGGAGCCCGCCCGGCCGAGGTGCTGCGCGAGACGGCGCAGAAGCTCGACCCGGCCATCCGGCGCGTGCTGCCGAAGTATCGCCGGCTGGTGTCCTGA
- a CDS encoding carbohydrate ABC transporter permease has protein sequence MSSGASDLGARSALSVGARRPVDPGGRAAELRLAATRRRRRGYLLFAAFALPNLALIAVFSYWPIIENIYLSFTTWDFISPQADLVGLLNYQALFSSSAFPEVLWRTLVWVVVVVVVTLVLGLALALLFAQRVRGTTAVQTLAFSPHVLSGAAIATIWLLIFDPHHGLSRLVFEAFGTSSPAWTTDGSWALWALIIVSIWKGLGFVAIVYLVGIQQIPAEVLEAARIDGAGRWTAFRRVVFPLLSPTTFFLVITQTISAFQAFDVIAMMTGGGPAGETTTLSWFIYDAAFSRTDVGTSSAASMIMFVVLMAITVLQFRFVERRVHY, from the coding sequence GTGAGCAGTGGAGCAAGCGATCTCGGTGCGAGATCCGCTCTGTCGGTCGGCGCCCGCCGGCCGGTCGATCCCGGGGGAAGGGCCGCCGAGCTACGGCTCGCGGCGACACGCCGGCGCCGGCGCGGGTACCTGCTGTTCGCCGCGTTCGCGCTGCCCAACCTGGCGCTGATCGCGGTGTTCTCGTACTGGCCGATCATCGAGAACATCTACCTGAGCTTCACCACCTGGGACTTCATCTCGCCGCAGGCCGACCTGGTGGGCCTGCTCAACTACCAGGCGCTGTTCAGCAGCTCGGCCTTCCCCGAGGTCCTGTGGCGCACGCTGGTGTGGGTCGTGGTCGTGGTGGTCGTGACCCTGGTGCTCGGCCTGGCGCTGGCACTGCTGTTCGCGCAGCGCGTCCGGGGCACGACGGCGGTGCAGACGCTCGCCTTCTCCCCGCACGTGCTGTCCGGGGCGGCGATCGCGACCATCTGGCTGCTGATCTTCGATCCGCACCACGGCCTCAGCCGGCTGGTGTTCGAGGCGTTCGGCACGAGCTCGCCGGCCTGGACGACCGACGGCTCCTGGGCGCTGTGGGCGCTGATCATCGTCTCCATCTGGAAGGGACTCGGCTTCGTCGCGATCGTCTACCTGGTGGGGATCCAGCAGATCCCGGCCGAGGTGCTGGAGGCGGCCCGCATCGACGGCGCCGGCCGGTGGACGGCGTTCCGGCGGGTGGTCTTCCCGCTGCTCTCCCCCACCACCTTCTTCCTGGTGATCACGCAGACGATCTCGGCCTTCCAGGCGTTCGACGTGATCGCCATGATGACCGGCGGCGGTCCCGCCGGTGAGACCACCACCTTGAGCTGGTTCATCTACGACGCCGCGTTCAGCCGGACCGACGTCGGCACCTCGAGCGCGGCCTCGATGATCATGTTCGTGGTGCTGATGGCGATCACCGTGCTGCAGTTCCGGTTCGTCGAGCGGAGGGTGCACTACTGA
- a CDS encoding DUF47 domain-containing protein: MPFRLRHLFRELSGRNDQVLAGLILDQLAAAEDGVALAAALAGGELLPDVARSRISEIEHEGDTRRGLLVAQLHRSVSSPIDREDLFRLSRSVDDVLDAVRDFVREADLFALGDGDAFRPVLAALTRGVGELGDAVRLLPRAPRQAAERALHAKKQGLRTAYQHAVSALLARPLTADTLKTTLLLCRLDAAGMHLAAAADTLADGVVKRFQ; encoded by the coding sequence ATGCCGTTCCGTCTCCGCCACCTGTTCCGCGAGCTGTCCGGACGCAACGACCAGGTGCTCGCCGGGCTGATCCTCGACCAGCTCGCCGCCGCCGAGGACGGCGTCGCGCTGGCGGCCGCGCTCGCCGGCGGCGAGCTGCTCCCGGACGTCGCCCGGAGCCGGATCAGCGAGATCGAGCACGAGGGCGACACCCGGCGCGGCCTGCTGGTCGCCCAGCTCCACCGCAGCGTCAGCTCGCCCATCGACCGGGAGGACCTGTTCCGGCTGTCCCGCTCGGTCGACGACGTGCTCGACGCGGTACGCGACTTCGTCCGCGAGGCGGACCTGTTCGCGCTCGGCGACGGGGACGCCTTCCGTCCCGTGCTCGCCGCGCTGACCCGGGGGGTCGGCGAGCTCGGCGACGCGGTCCGGCTGCTGCCGCGCGCGCCCCGGCAGGCCGCCGAACGCGCCCTGCACGCCAAGAAGCAAGGTCTGCGGACGGCGTACCAGCACGCGGTCTCCGCGCTGCTCGCCCGCCCGCTGACCGCCGACACGCTGAAGACGACCCTGCTGCTGTGCCGGCTGGACGCGGCGGGGATGCACCTGGCCGCCGCCGCGGACACGCTGGCGGACGGCGTGGTCAAACGGTTCCAGTGA
- a CDS encoding DeoR/GlpR family DNA-binding transcription regulator produces the protein MSSSFQGRAFDRQQRILDHVRSEGRAVVSEIAGLFAISPATLRRDLRTLEAQRLIVRSYGAFYPTDIGRYETPVEYRHKARSEERLAIAEAAVDLMADVGTVLLDEGALPEDLVGPMRRLERMTVVTRSLTVAAELGRHTEHDVIIVGGRVRPATMGTVDRWATAMLGELNVDLAFMGANGVSIERGLTTPDPAVAQAKSAAMRAARQVVLLCEHTRFGVTSFAKFADVEQLAWIITGKQLSRSSAQRYGAVGPRVLRV, from the coding sequence ATGTCAAGCTCGTTTCAGGGCCGTGCCTTCGACCGTCAGCAGCGCATCCTCGACCACGTCCGGAGCGAGGGCCGAGCGGTCGTCTCCGAGATCGCCGGCCTGTTCGCGATCTCGCCCGCGACCCTGCGCAGGGATCTGCGCACGCTCGAGGCACAGCGGCTGATCGTCCGTTCGTACGGCGCTTTCTACCCCACCGACATCGGCCGCTACGAGACGCCGGTGGAGTACCGGCACAAGGCCCGCTCCGAGGAGCGGCTCGCGATCGCCGAGGCCGCGGTGGACCTGATGGCCGACGTCGGCACGGTGCTCCTCGACGAGGGCGCGCTGCCGGAGGACCTCGTCGGGCCGATGCGCAGGCTGGAGCGCATGACCGTGGTGACCAGATCCCTGACCGTTGCTGCCGAACTCGGCCGCCACACTGAGCACGATGTGATCATTGTGGGCGGCCGGGTCCGGCCGGCGACCATGGGAACCGTCGACCGCTGGGCGACGGCCATGCTCGGGGAGCTGAACGTCGACCTCGCGTTCATGGGCGCCAACGGGGTGTCGATCGAACGCGGGCTGACGACCCCGGACCCGGCGGTGGCGCAGGCCAAGTCGGCGGCCATGCGGGCGGCCCGCCAGGTCGTGCTGCTGTGCGAGCACACCCGGTTCGGGGTGACCAGCTTCGCCAAGTTCGCCGACGTCGAGCAGCTGGCCTGGATCATCACCGGGAAACAACTGTCCCGATCGTCCGCGCAGCGCTACGGCGCGGTCGGCCCCCGGGTGCTGCGCGTGTGA
- a CDS encoding glycerophosphodiester phosphodiesterase: MTFAIVGHRGAMAEAPENTLASYRVAEEVGVDEVETDVRISSDGQLFMLHDATLDRVAAGPDGKGLGPVAELPWSRISSVDVGGGERVPTLEQMYQATTRLIQLEIKDLAAIDGLADFFPRHPGYARRTILTGFSVEAMVAVAGKLPEIARGIIVSSWTDAEAHPGGYRKLIEETGSCRIHSGGEGLTADVVRRLHDEGVPVHGWPTRDQDDLRHWLDLGVDGTTSDDPRTLRRWLAEAGR; the protein is encoded by the coding sequence GTGACATTTGCCATCGTCGGTCACCGCGGCGCCATGGCCGAAGCCCCCGAGAACACCCTCGCCTCCTACCGGGTGGCGGAAGAAGTCGGCGTCGACGAGGTGGAGACCGACGTCCGCATCAGTTCCGACGGGCAGCTCTTCATGCTGCACGACGCGACCCTCGACCGGGTCGCGGCCGGGCCGGACGGCAAGGGCCTCGGCCCGGTCGCGGAGCTGCCCTGGTCGCGGATCAGCTCGGTCGACGTGGGCGGGGGCGAGCGGGTGCCCACCCTGGAGCAGATGTACCAGGCCACGACGCGGCTGATCCAGCTGGAGATCAAGGATCTGGCCGCCATCGACGGCCTGGCCGACTTCTTCCCCCGCCATCCCGGCTACGCGCGGCGGACGATCCTGACCGGCTTCTCCGTCGAGGCGATGGTCGCCGTGGCCGGGAAGCTGCCGGAGATCGCGCGGGGCATCATCGTGTCGAGCTGGACCGACGCCGAGGCCCATCCCGGCGGCTACCGCAAGCTCATCGAGGAGACCGGGTCCTGCCGCATCCACAGCGGCGGCGAAGGGCTGACCGCCGACGTCGTCCGGCGGCTGCACGACGAGGGCGTGCCGGTGCACGGCTGGCCCACCCGCGACCAGGACGACCTGCGGCACTGGCTCGACCTCGGCGTGGACGGGACGACCAGCGACGACCCCCGCACGCTGCGGCGCTGGCTCGCCGAGGCCGGCCGATGA